Proteins found in one Drosophila busckii strain San Diego stock center, stock number 13000-0081.31 chromosome 2R, ASM1175060v1, whole genome shotgun sequence genomic segment:
- the LOC108596669 gene encoding 14-3-3 protein zeta isoform X1 — translation MSTVDKEELVQKAKLAEQSERYDDMAQAMKSVTETGVELSNEERNLLSVAYKNVVGARRSSWRVISSIEQKTEASARKQQLAREYRERVEKELREICYEVLGLLDKYLIPKASNPESKVFYLKMKGDYYRYLAEVATGDARNTVVDDSQTAYQDAFDISKGKMQPTHPIRLGLALNFSVFYYEILNSPDKACQLAKQAFDDAIAELDTLNEDSYKDSTLIMQLLRDNLTLWTSDTQGDGDEPQEGGDN, via the exons atgtCGACAGTCGATAAGGAAGAGCTGGTCCAGAAGGCAAAATTGGCCGAGCAGTCAGAACG ctATGATGACATGGCCCAGGCCATGAAATCAGTCACAGAGACGGGCGTCGAGCTGTCAAATGAGGAAAGAAATCTGCTCTCCGTTGCCTACAAAAATGTTGTGGGAGCGCGCAG GTCATCGTGGCGTGTCATTTCCTCCATTGAGCAGAAAACCGAAGCATCCGCCAGAAAACAGCAGCTCGCCCGCGAGTACAGAGAGCGTGTGGAGAAGGAGCTTAGAGAAATTTGCTATGAAGTTCTG gGACTTCTGGACAAATATCTTATTCCAAAAGCCAGCAATCCAGAAAGCAAGGTTTTCTATCTGAAGATGAAGGGAGATTATTACAGGTATTTAGCTGAGGTTGCCACAGGAGATGCACGCAACA ctgttgttgatgatTCCCAAACCGCTTACCAGGATGCATTTGACATTAGCAAGGGTAAAATGCAGCCAACACATCCCATCCGCTTGGGTCTTGCACTTAATTTCTCAGTCTTCTACTATGAGATTTTGAATTCTCCAGACAAGGCTTGCCAATTGGCTAAACAG GCATTCGATGACGCGATAGCCGAGCTGGACACACTCAATGAGGACTCCTACAAAGACTCAACACTCATCATGCAATTGTTGAGAGATAACCTGACCCTCTGGACGTCCGATACCCAGGGTGACGGTGATGAACCACAGGAGGGCGGTGACAACTAA
- the LOC108596669 gene encoding 14-3-3 protein zeta isoform X2, with translation MSTVDKEELVQKAKLAEQSERYDDMAQAMKSVTETGVELSNEERNLLSVAYKNVVGARRSSWRVISSIEQKTEASARKQQLAREYRERVEKELREICYEVLGLLDKYLIPKASNPESKVFYLKMKGDYYRYLAEVATGDARNNVVEDSKKAYQEAFDIAKTKMQPTHPIRLGLALNFSVFYYEIINSPARACHLAKQAFDDAIAELDTLNEDSYKDSTLIMQLLRDNLTLWTSDTQGDGDEPQEGGDN, from the exons atgtCGACAGTCGATAAGGAAGAGCTGGTCCAGAAGGCAAAATTGGCCGAGCAGTCAGAACG ctATGATGACATGGCCCAGGCCATGAAATCAGTCACAGAGACGGGCGTCGAGCTGTCAAATGAGGAAAGAAATCTGCTCTCCGTTGCCTACAAAAATGTTGTGGGAGCGCGCAG GTCATCGTGGCGTGTCATTTCCTCCATTGAGCAGAAAACCGAAGCATCCGCCAGAAAACAGCAGCTCGCCCGCGAGTACAGAGAGCGTGTGGAGAAGGAGCTTAGAGAAATTTGCTATGAAGTTCTG gGACTTCTGGACAAATATCTTATTCCAAAAGCCAGCAATCCAGAAAGCAAGGTTTTCTATCTGAAGATGAAGGGAGATTATTACAGGTATTTAGCTGAGGTTGCCACAGGAGATGCACGCAACA acGTCGTTGAGGACTCGAAAAAAGCTTATCAGGAGGCATTCGatattgcaaaaacaaaaatgcagccAACACATCCAATCAGATTAGGGCTTGCACTCAACTTTTCCGTCTTCTATTACGAAATTATCAATTCACCAGCGAGGGCTTGTCATTTAGCTAAACAG GCATTCGATGACGCGATAGCCGAGCTGGACACACTCAATGAGGACTCCTACAAAGACTCAACACTCATCATGCAATTGTTGAGAGATAACCTGACCCTCTGGACGTCCGATACCCAGGGTGACGGTGATGAACCACAGGAGGGCGGTGACAACTAA